The following proteins are co-located in the Eptesicus fuscus isolate TK198812 chromosome 9, DD_ASM_mEF_20220401, whole genome shotgun sequence genome:
- the LOC129150209 gene encoding microsomal glutathione S-transferase 1-like: MVDLAQLMENEVFMAFASHTMIVLLKMMFLSTANAFYRLSRKVFANPEDCHNKVSQIGQVKNRFFPIVLETKSPR; this comes from the coding sequence atgGTTGACCTTGCCCAGCTAATGGAAAATGAAGTATTCATGGCATTTGCCTCCCATACAAtgattgttcttttaaaaatgatgtttctgAGTACTGCAAATGCATTCTACAGATTGTCAAGAAAGGTTTTTGCCAACCCAGAAGACTGCCATAATAAAGTATCACAAATTGGGCAagtaaaaaacagattttttccCATAGTTCTGGAGACTAAAAGTCCAAGATAA